In Onychostoma macrolepis isolate SWU-2019 chromosome 06, ASM1243209v1, whole genome shotgun sequence, one DNA window encodes the following:
- the nabp1b gene encoding nucleic acid binding protein 1b isoform X1 has product MANAPNENACLIKDLKPGLKNINLVFIVLETGRVSKTKDGHEVRSCKVADRTGSITISVWDEVGSLIQTGDIIRLSRGYASLFKGCLTLYIGRTGDIQKIGEFCMIFSEVPNFSEPNPEVLAKINQINNTHAKTEAHGSTPSVLNPGPPAGPTANGSAVFCPSPVPREPSFGAGGRHLNRSYYSSGSASAVSGGGQGSKPTVTNTNGRDPRRALKR; this is encoded by the exons ATGGCAAACGCGCCAAACGAAAACGCGTGTCTGATTAAAGACCTTAAACctggattaaaaaatattaatttggttTTTATCGTCCTGGAAACTG GTCGAGTGTCTAAGACAAAGGATGGACATGAAGTGCGTTCATGTAAAGTAGCTGACAGGACCGGAAGTATTACAATATCAGTGTGGGACGAGGTTGGCAGCCTGATACAAACAGGGGACATCATCAGACTCAGTCGAGG aTATGCATCTCTCTTCAAAGGCTGTCTTACACTGTATATTGGGAGAACAGGGGACATTCAGAAGATTGGAGA GTTCTGTATGATTTTCTCAGAGGTGCCAAATTTCAGTGAGCCCAACCCAGAGGTGCTGGCTAAAATCAACCAAATCAACAACACTCAC GCAAAAACAGAAGCTCATGGCAGCACTCCTAGTGTACTGAATCCTGGGCCACCTGCTGGACCTACAG CAAACGGCTCTGCTGTGTTTTGCCCTTCTCCTGTGCCCCGAGAGCCCTCCTTTGGTGCAGGTGGACGTCATTTGAACCGCAGTTATTATAGCAGTGGCAGTGCTTCTGCAGTTTCAGGTGGAGGACAGGGATCAAAACCCACGGTCACCAACACCAATGGACGGGATCCTCGCCGCGCCCTGAAGAGATGA
- the nabp1b gene encoding nucleic acid binding protein 1b isoform X2, whose product MYQAVTVAERLRRWTRNPMGFPRTGRVSKTKDGHEVRSCKVADRTGSITISVWDEVGSLIQTGDIIRLSRGYASLFKGCLTLYIGRTGDIQKIGEFCMIFSEVPNFSEPNPEVLAKINQINNTHAKTEAHGSTPSVLNPGPPAGPTANGSAVFCPSPVPREPSFGAGGRHLNRSYYSSGSASAVSGGGQGSKPTVTNTNGRDPRRALKR is encoded by the exons ATGTATCAGGCAGTCACGGTGGCCGAGAGGTTAAGGCGTTGGACTCGAAATCCAATGGGGTTTCCCCGCACAG GTCGAGTGTCTAAGACAAAGGATGGACATGAAGTGCGTTCATGTAAAGTAGCTGACAGGACCGGAAGTATTACAATATCAGTGTGGGACGAGGTTGGCAGCCTGATACAAACAGGGGACATCATCAGACTCAGTCGAGG aTATGCATCTCTCTTCAAAGGCTGTCTTACACTGTATATTGGGAGAACAGGGGACATTCAGAAGATTGGAGA GTTCTGTATGATTTTCTCAGAGGTGCCAAATTTCAGTGAGCCCAACCCAGAGGTGCTGGCTAAAATCAACCAAATCAACAACACTCAC GCAAAAACAGAAGCTCATGGCAGCACTCCTAGTGTACTGAATCCTGGGCCACCTGCTGGACCTACAG CAAACGGCTCTGCTGTGTTTTGCCCTTCTCCTGTGCCCCGAGAGCCCTCCTTTGGTGCAGGTGGACGTCATTTGAACCGCAGTTATTATAGCAGTGGCAGTGCTTCTGCAGTTTCAGGTGGAGGACAGGGATCAAAACCCACGGTCACCAACACCAATGGACGGGATCCTCGCCGCGCCCTGAAGAGATGA
- the nabp1b gene encoding nucleic acid binding protein 1b isoform X3 codes for MGRVSKTKDGHEVRSCKVADRTGSITISVWDEVGSLIQTGDIIRLSRGYASLFKGCLTLYIGRTGDIQKIGEFCMIFSEVPNFSEPNPEVLAKINQINNTHAKTEAHGSTPSVLNPGPPAGPTANGSAVFCPSPVPREPSFGAGGRHLNRSYYSSGSASAVSGGGQGSKPTVTNTNGRDPRRALKR; via the exons ATGG GTCGAGTGTCTAAGACAAAGGATGGACATGAAGTGCGTTCATGTAAAGTAGCTGACAGGACCGGAAGTATTACAATATCAGTGTGGGACGAGGTTGGCAGCCTGATACAAACAGGGGACATCATCAGACTCAGTCGAGG aTATGCATCTCTCTTCAAAGGCTGTCTTACACTGTATATTGGGAGAACAGGGGACATTCAGAAGATTGGAGA GTTCTGTATGATTTTCTCAGAGGTGCCAAATTTCAGTGAGCCCAACCCAGAGGTGCTGGCTAAAATCAACCAAATCAACAACACTCAC GCAAAAACAGAAGCTCATGGCAGCACTCCTAGTGTACTGAATCCTGGGCCACCTGCTGGACCTACAG CAAACGGCTCTGCTGTGTTTTGCCCTTCTCCTGTGCCCCGAGAGCCCTCCTTTGGTGCAGGTGGACGTCATTTGAACCGCAGTTATTATAGCAGTGGCAGTGCTTCTGCAGTTTCAGGTGGAGGACAGGGATCAAAACCCACGGTCACCAACACCAATGGACGGGATCCTCGCCGCGCCCTGAAGAGATGA
- the cavin2b gene encoding caveolae-associated protein 2b produces MGEDAVQAERSSMASTHENQELVVPSPSPTQSSPTHSLSQLGTVATNAPSGEPSSPGPLAGGTTGTLPRDGVSPTGQVNAITVLTLLDKLVNMLDSVQENQHKMEMRQVEIEGAVRGIQNDMTKLSKSHTSTSNTVSKLLEKSRKVSVHMKEVKDKMDKQAFQVKKLEANHAQLIKRNNFKVLIFQEENEIPSSVFVKEPAPLPELEEDTPAIDANRSQEEGLQTITLSSDEEQGPEEDEDEILAVLDLESESRVEKSRAEKIKSSSLKKVDSLKKAFSRQNIEKKMNKISTKIVSQEKREKIKKSLTPNHQKNPSAKSSSFTVSPITFNIKKNRSGDTNPEAEASAQSESAIASIELAPIESPTEDLSFREVHSQLAPAQEEVKAAVEAMEKDEVPNILNGTAEIELSITEDVSEEYALSATLPQDASQIEVSHNALQGEDEEEGEEEKGKESEDSPLAEAAAAGQAEGVAVGQAS; encoded by the exons ATGGGAGAAGATGCAGTGCAAGCAGAGAGGAGCAGCATGGCCAGCACACATGAGAACCAGGAGCTGGTGGTGCCAAGCCCCAGCCCCACTCAGTCTTCACCCACACATAGCCTCTCACAGCTGGGCACCGTTGCAACCAACGCCCCAAGTGGAGAACCTAGCAGCCCTGGGCCTCTGGCTGGGGGCACCACAGGCACTCTCCCCAGAGACGGAGTTTCACCTACAGGTCAAGTGAATGCCATCACTGTCTTGACACTTCTAGATAAGCTGGTGAACATGCTGGACTCGGTGCAAGAGAACCAGCATAAGATGGAGATGAGACAGGTCGAGATAGAGGGGGCGGTGAGAGGCATCCAGAACGATATGACCAAGCTCTCCAAGAGCCATACTTCCACCTCCAACACGGTCAGCAAACTCCTGGAGAAGAGTCGCAAGGTCAGCGTCCACATGAAGGAGGTCAAGGACAAGATGGATAAGCAGGCCTTCCAGGTGAAGAAATTGGAGGCTAATCACGCTCAGCTGATCAAGAGAAACAACTTCAAAGTGCTCATCTTCCAG GAGGAAAATGAAATCCCTTCAAGTGTCTTTGTGAAGGAACCTGCACCATTACCTGAATTGGAGGAGGATACCCCGGCCATTGATGCCAACCGTTCTCAAGAGGAGGGCCTTCAGACAATCACCCTCTCCTCGGATGAGGAGCAGGGACCAGAAGAGGATGAAGATGAAATTTTGGCCGTTTTGGACCTCGAGAGTGAAAGTAGAGTTGAAAAATCTCGAGCTGAGAAGATCAAGAGCTCCAGCCTGAAGAAAGTGGACAGCCTGAAGAAAGCTTTCTCCAGGCAGAATATTGAGAAGAAGATGAACAAGATCAGCACCAAGATTGTGTCCCAAGAGAAGCGTGAGAAAATCAAGAAGAGTCTGACACCGAACCACCAGAAGAACCCTAGTGCCAAGAGCTCCTCTTTCACGGTCTCTCCTATCACCTTTAACATCAAGAAGAACCGCAGTGGGGACACCAACccagaggctgaggcctcaGCTCAATCTGAAAGCGCCATTGCCTCCATCGAACTGGCCCCCATTGAGAGCCCAACTGAAGACCTGTCCTTCAGAGAGGTCCACTCCCAACTTGCACCAGCACAGGAGGAAGTAAAGGCAGCTGTGGAAGCAATGGAGAAAGATGAGGTGCCTAACATCCTGAATGGCACAGCTGAGATTGAGCTGTCCATCACAGAAGATGTTAGTGAGGAGTATGCTCTTTCTGCGACCCTGCCCCAGGACGCCTCCCAGATAGAAGTGTCCCACAATGCTTTACAGGGAGAGGATGAAGAGGAAGGAGAGGAGGAAAAGGGAAAAGAAAGTGAAGACAGCCCTCTAGCAGAAGCTGCAGCTGCAGGCCAAGCAGAGGGTGTTGCTGTAGGACAAGCATCCTAA